In Bdellovibrio bacteriovorus, the following are encoded in one genomic region:
- a CDS encoding class I SAM-dependent DNA methyltransferase: MSTKEQVYGLYNKIGEWFDSERAQDLRMEKKHLDRFLAQVKKEGKILDLGCGSGRPIASYILSQGFSVKGIDGSQKMIELAKKYVPSINPEVQDMRDLNLSEKFDGIIMWHSSFHLPYDDQRKLLPKLAQVLNPQGSLLFTSGPAHGEAWGENYGENLYHASLSQHEYRQILTDAGFRVVALDVEDKSAGGATVWLCRL, from the coding sequence GTGAGCACCAAGGAGCAAGTTTACGGCTTATATAATAAAATAGGTGAATGGTTTGATTCCGAGCGCGCCCAAGATCTGCGCATGGAAAAAAAGCATTTAGATCGATTCCTGGCTCAAGTTAAAAAAGAAGGAAAAATTTTGGATTTAGGGTGTGGTTCGGGGAGACCGATCGCGTCCTATATTTTAAGCCAAGGTTTTAGTGTCAAAGGAATTGATGGCAGCCAAAAGATGATCGAGTTGGCTAAAAAGTATGTGCCTTCAATAAATCCGGAAGTGCAAGATATGCGCGATTTGAATCTTTCTGAAAAATTTGACGGAATTATCATGTGGCACAGCTCGTTTCATTTGCCTTATGATGACCAGCGAAAACTTCTGCCCAAGCTGGCGCAAGTTTTAAATCCTCAAGGAAGTTTATTATTTACTTCAGGCCCGGCCCACGGCGAAGCCTGGGGAGAAAACTATGGCGAAAATCTTTATCATGCGTCTTTATCTCAGCATGAGTATAGACAGATTTTAACCGATGCGGGATTTAGGGTGGTGGCGCTAGATGTAGAAGATAAATCCGCCGGCGGCGCCACCGTCTGGCTTTGTCGGCTGTAG